A genomic region of Rhodococcus pyridinivorans contains the following coding sequences:
- the fmt gene encoding methionyl-tRNA formyltransferase, whose amino-acid sequence MRVVFAGTPEPAVPSLLRLIESRHEVVAVVTRPDTTAGRGRKVVRSAVGQIADEHGIEVLTPRSPRDPEFVARLTELAPDCCPVVAYGALIPQDVLDIPVHGWVNLHFSLLPAWRGAAPVQAAIAAGDEITGASTFRLEAGLDTGPVYGVVTETIRPTDTAGDLLGRLAEVGATLLESTLDGLEDGILTPAPQPADGVSHAPKVTVEAAQVQWTLPAHVVDRRIRAVTPAPGAWTMIGDLRVKIGPVTVTDETLEPGELDIRKDGVLVGTATTAVRLGTVQPPGKKAMTATDWARGARLDPKVRAR is encoded by the coding sequence ATGCGCGTGGTCTTCGCGGGAACACCGGAACCCGCCGTCCCGTCGCTGCTCCGCCTCATCGAGTCACGCCACGAGGTCGTCGCGGTGGTAACCCGCCCCGACACCACCGCCGGTCGCGGCCGGAAGGTCGTGCGATCCGCCGTGGGGCAGATCGCCGACGAACACGGCATCGAGGTCCTCACGCCGCGCTCGCCGCGCGACCCCGAGTTCGTCGCGCGACTGACCGAACTCGCACCCGACTGCTGCCCCGTGGTGGCCTACGGCGCCCTGATCCCGCAGGACGTCCTGGACATCCCTGTGCACGGATGGGTGAACCTCCATTTCTCGCTGCTGCCCGCCTGGCGCGGCGCGGCGCCCGTGCAGGCGGCGATCGCTGCCGGTGACGAGATCACCGGAGCGAGCACCTTCCGGCTCGAGGCCGGCCTCGACACCGGTCCGGTCTACGGCGTCGTCACCGAGACGATCCGTCCCACCGACACCGCCGGCGACCTGCTCGGCCGCCTCGCCGAGGTCGGTGCGACGCTGCTCGAATCCACCCTCGACGGCCTCGAAGACGGCATCCTCACGCCCGCACCGCAGCCGGCCGACGGTGTCTCGCACGCGCCCAAGGTCACCGTCGAGGCCGCCCAGGTGCAGTGGACACTCCCCGCACACGTCGTCGACCGGCGAATTCGCGCCGTCACGCCCGCTCCGGGTGCGTGGACGATGATCGGCGACCTGCGCGTGAAGATCGGTCCCGTGACGGTGACCGACGAGACCCTCGAACCCGGTGAGCTCGACATCCGCAAGGACGGCGTGCTCGTCGGTACCGCTACCACTGCCGTCCGGCTCGGGACGGTGCAACCGCCCGGGAAGAAGGCGATGACAGCCACGGACTGGGCGCGCGGCGCCCGTCTCGACCCGAAGGTGCGTGCGCGATGA
- a CDS encoding esterase/lipase family protein: MGAGRSVGGVVGACVVAMLTVGAAALTVGAAAAQPLPSDDGPILGLGEGSYSSVPVPAGPVATGHAEAAEYAENNPDVAPAGSNDFACVPSEERPHPVVLAHGTDSNAYSDFAALSPLLAASGWCVFALNYGFADGAEDYGTGDIRVSAAQFGEFVTEVLDATGAEEVDVVGYSQGATVARYYINELGGGEVVDRWVGIASPSYGGTFYGIGAAVAALPGATDIVEGEFSVALVQQLQGSELLTELNTPTDTVPGVRYTTIGSEVDEVIQPAGNVALHGEGAVNHVIQELCPQDLTGHFNMVYDPFSLQLARHALDPDRYAIGECTTVALGTGIPELILQSNT; the protein is encoded by the coding sequence ATGGGTGCCGGGCGGAGTGTCGGTGGTGTCGTCGGAGCGTGTGTCGTCGCGATGCTGACTGTGGGTGCAGCGGCACTGACTGTGGGCGCAGCGGCGGCGCAGCCGCTCCCGTCCGACGACGGACCGATCCTCGGTCTCGGGGAAGGGTCGTACAGCAGCGTGCCCGTCCCGGCGGGACCGGTGGCCACCGGGCACGCCGAAGCGGCCGAATACGCCGAGAACAACCCCGATGTCGCCCCCGCCGGTAGCAACGACTTCGCATGCGTGCCGTCCGAGGAGCGCCCTCATCCGGTGGTGCTCGCGCACGGCACCGATTCCAACGCCTACTCCGACTTCGCTGCGCTCTCGCCGCTGCTCGCCGCGTCAGGCTGGTGCGTATTCGCCCTGAACTACGGGTTCGCCGACGGTGCCGAGGATTACGGCACGGGCGACATCCGCGTCTCCGCAGCACAGTTCGGTGAGTTCGTCACCGAGGTCCTCGACGCGACCGGTGCGGAGGAGGTCGACGTCGTCGGCTACTCACAGGGAGCCACGGTGGCCCGCTACTACATCAACGAACTCGGGGGTGGCGAGGTCGTCGACCGGTGGGTGGGGATCGCGTCGCCGAGCTACGGAGGCACCTTCTACGGCATCGGGGCCGCCGTCGCCGCGCTGCCCGGAGCGACCGACATCGTCGAGGGCGAGTTCTCCGTCGCCCTCGTGCAGCAGCTTCAGGGGTCGGAACTGCTCACCGAACTCAACACACCCACCGACACCGTGCCCGGCGTGCGCTACACGACCATCGGTAGCGAGGTCGACGAGGTCATCCAGCCCGCCGGCAATGTCGCACTCCATGGTGAGGGCGCCGTCAATCACGTGATCCAGGAGCTGTGCCCGCAAGATCTGACCGGCCACTTCAACATGGTCTACGACCCCTTCTCGCTGCAGCTCGCGCGGCACGCGCTCGACCCCGACCGGTACGCGATCGGGGAGTGCACCACCGTCGCGCTCGGCACCGGTATCCCCGAACTGATCCTCCAGTCCAACACCTGA
- a CDS encoding hemerythrin domain-containing protein gives MQCNPDAAPLVERMNADHRTIEPAIAPVEEAARDLRADHPGSGEALGAALSRLSEVLLPHLEREEREMMTLVPTSITDAQWRAWDQEFSIEPKGMQQLGKEGNWLIDGLDDSSRDHVVHLVPPVPRFVLLRILDIRHRHDFAALWKGTDAASIPSQPIPKAA, from the coding sequence GTGCAATGCAATCCCGACGCGGCACCGCTCGTGGAGAGGATGAACGCCGACCACCGCACCATCGAGCCTGCGATCGCCCCAGTCGAGGAGGCGGCACGCGATCTCCGCGCCGACCACCCCGGCTCCGGCGAAGCACTCGGTGCAGCACTGTCCCGCTTGTCCGAGGTTCTGCTCCCCCATCTCGAACGTGAGGAGCGGGAGATGATGACACTGGTCCCGACCAGCATCACCGACGCGCAGTGGCGCGCGTGGGACCAGGAGTTCAGTATCGAGCCGAAGGGGATGCAGCAGCTCGGCAAGGAAGGGAACTGGCTCATCGACGGTCTCGACGACTCCTCGCGCGATCACGTCGTGCACCTCGTGCCGCCCGTACCGCGTTTCGTCCTGCTGCGCATCCTGGACATTCGACATCGCCACGACTTCGCGGCGCTGTGGAAGGGTACGGACGCCGCATCCATTCCGTCGCAACCGATTCCGAAAGCGGCCTAG